Below is a window of Georgenia soli DNA.
GACCAGGTCGTGATCATGATGACCGAGGGCCGCGCCTTCTCCAACGCCAAGGCCAGGCGTGAGCTGGGCTGGCAGCTGCGTCACCCCTCGTGGCGCACGGGGTTCAGGAACGAGCTCCAGCTGGCGGGCCTCATCCGCCCCGCGGACGAGGTGACGTCGGACGAGGTGGCGTCGGACGAGGTGGCGTCGGACGAGGTGACGTCATGAGCGGCGCTACGCTCGTGGCGCCAGGCAGCGAGGGAGGAGCTCGGGTGAGCAGGACGACGGAGTTCGAGGAGCTTCGGCCGCTGCTCTTCGCGATCGCCTACCGCATCCTCGGCAGCGTGAGCGAGGCCGAGGACGCCGTCCAGGAGACCTGGCTGCGCTACGAGACGTCCTCCACGACGCCTGTGTCGACCAAGGCCTTCCTCTCGGCCGTCGTCACCCGGATCTCGATCGACGTCCTGCGCTCAGCCCGCTCCCGGCGCGAGCAGTACGTCGGGCAGTGGTTCCCCGAGCCGCTCGTCACGGACCCGTACGAGGACCCGGCGCGTGCGGCGGAGCTGGCCGACTCGGTGTCGACGGCGGCTCTTCTTCTGCTCGAGCGGCTGAGCCCGCTGGAGCGGGCCGTGTTCGTGCTCCGCGAGGTCTTCGGGTTCGGCTTCCCCGAGGTCGCGGCCGCCGTGGGCCGGTCCGAGGCCGCATGCCGCCAGCTGGCCGTCCGCGCGCGACGGCACATGGACGCCGGTCGGCCCCGCTTCGAGGCCGACCGCAGGGGACGCGAGGAGCTGGCGGCTCGGTTCTTCGACGCCCTTCGTGAGGGTGACGTCGCGAGCCTGCGGGAGCTGCTGGCCGCCGATGTGCAGATGGTCGGCGACAGCGGCGGCAAGGCACCGCAGTGGGGCCGTGGGATCTTCGGCGCCGACAAGGTCGCCCGCGTGCTGACCTCCACCATGCCGTGGTTCGCGCAGATCGGGGGCAGCGTCGAGCAGGAGGAGCTCAACGGACAGCCGGGCGCGATCTTCCGCGACCGGGACGGCAAGGTCCTCAGCGCGCTCACGCTGGACGTGCTCGACGGGCAGATCCACGCCATCCGGGCGGTGCTCAACCCGGACAAGCTCCGCCACGTGGGTCCGGTGGCGGACGGGTGGGCCGTCTACCGCGAGGCGCAGCAGGCCCGGAGGGCGACCGACTGACGGCGGTCGGCCCATGCCACCGGGGCGTCGGCACGCCCGGACGGCCGGGACGACCCGCGGTCAGTCCCAGTCGCTGCGCCGCCGCGCCGGCCAGCG
It encodes the following:
- a CDS encoding RNA polymerase sigma-70 factor; the protein is MSRTTEFEELRPLLFAIAYRILGSVSEAEDAVQETWLRYETSSTTPVSTKAFLSAVVTRISIDVLRSARSRREQYVGQWFPEPLVTDPYEDPARAAELADSVSTAALLLLERLSPLERAVFVLREVFGFGFPEVAAAVGRSEAACRQLAVRARRHMDAGRPRFEADRRGREELAARFFDALREGDVASLRELLAADVQMVGDSGGKAPQWGRGIFGADKVARVLTSTMPWFAQIGGSVEQEELNGQPGAIFRDRDGKVLSALTLDVLDGQIHAIRAVLNPDKLRHVGPVADGWAVYREAQQARRATD